A window of the Emys orbicularis isolate rEmyOrb1 chromosome 1, rEmyOrb1.hap1, whole genome shotgun sequence genome harbors these coding sequences:
- the RASD2 gene encoding GTP-binding protein Rhes: MMKTVSSGNCTLSVPAKNSYRMVVLGASRVGKSSIVSRFLTGRFEDQYTPTIEDFHRKVYNIRGDMYQLDILDTSGNHPFPAMRRLSILTGDVFILVFSLDNRESFDEVKRIQKQILEVKSCLKNKTKETADLPMVICGNKNDHSEIYRKVRSEEAEKLVSSDENCAYFEISAKKNTNVDEMFYVLFSMAKLPHEMSPALHRKISVQYGDAFHQKSFRMRRVKEMDAYGMVSPFARRPSVNSDLKYIKSKVLREGQAREREKCTIQ, encoded by the exons ATGATGAAGACTGTGTCCAGTGGGAACTGCACCCTGAGCGTGCCAGCCAAGAACTCCTATCGCATGGTGGTGCTGGGAGCCTCCAGGGTGGGCAAGAGCTCCATCGTCTCACGCTTTCTCACTGGCCGCTTTGAGGACCAGTACACTCCCACCATTGAGGATTTTCACCGCAAGGTCTACAACATCCGGGGAGACATGTACCAGCTGGACATCCTGGACACATCTGGGAATCACCCTTTCCCTGCAATGAGGAGGCTTTCTATACTGACAG GAGATGTTTTTATCCTGGTGTTCAGTTTGGACAACAGAGAATCCTTTGATGAGGTCAAGAGGATCCAAAAGCAGATCCTTGAAGTCAAATCCTGCCTGAAGAACAAGACCAAAGAGACAGCTGACCTCCCCATGGTGATCtgtggcaacaaaaatgatcatagTGAAATCTACCGCAAGGTGCGCTCAGAGGAAGCAGAGAAGCTTGTCTCCAGCGATGAGAACTGTGCTTACTTTGAAATCTCAGCCAAGAAGAACACGAACGTGGATGAGATGTTCTATGTCCTCTTCAGCATGGCCAAGCTACCTCACGAGATGAGCCCTGCCCTTCACAGGAAAATCTCTGTCCAGTATGGCGACGCCTTCCACCAAAAATCCTTCAGGATGCGCCGGGTCAAAGAGATGGATGCCTATGGCATGGTCTCCCCCTTCGCTCGCCGACCCAGTGTCAACAGTGACCTGAAATACATCAAATCCAAAGTTCTCAGGGAAGGCCAGGCAAGGGAGAGGGAGAAATGCACTATCCAGTGA